TGCAATTTAAATGTTTAAAAACCTTTCTGTCGTTGCCCTTATACTTCTATTTACGAACATTTACTCTCAGAACAAAAATCTTTTAGGAGTTTGGGTTTTGGATAAAGTTATTTATGCGGATGGGAAAGACATTGAAGTGAATAAAGAGTTGTTTTCATATAAACTGATCTACGAGGTCCGTAATAATAAAATTACAATTAACGATCGGGCGTTTGATGCGGTATTCTCTGATAAATCAATACAAACGACCACCCGGAAAATCGATTATGAGCTCCGCAGTGGCTATTTGCTGATCAGAGATAATGATGAAGATAAACTTTATGCTTTTCTAAAACGTGAAGATTTTATAAAGAAATATCCGGAATTTAAACCAAAAGAAGCAATTAGAAACGGAGATATTTTGTGGATTGCAGACGACGTCACTAAACCAAGTTACGAATCGGACCATTTCCCAACGAATTTGCTTGCAAACAGCATGTTCCGTTCATCAAAAAATGATGATTTATACTTTAAGGCCGAGTACGTTGTAACAACAGACAGTAAAATTCGAGATATTAAGATTATAGATGGATACGATTCAAGTTTTGACTCAGAATTTTTATCCGCCATCAGGGAAGCCGAAAACGCTGTTCATAATCCTTACGCGCATAACCTTTTAGTTATAAGAGAAATACATTTTTTGAGATACCTCAAAGATCTGAAAAATAAAGAAGACATATCCTTTTTTAAAATTATTGAAAAAGGGGAACAGTATTATAATAAACAACAGTTTGAGAAGGCTATTGCGGAATTTGAAAAAATACAAAACCTTAATATAGGCTTGAACCGTTTTAAAACAACTATTGATCAAGCCAATCTAAAACTGGGAATTTCCTATCTTGGTACAAATCAAATTGCAAAAGCCTGTACCACTTTTAGAAGTATTGGAGATAAAACTAATTTCACTGTAAGAAATTACTTAATAAATTTTTGCGAAATAAATATAGAATAATTATGAAACTATTAGAAGGAAAAGTGGCTTTAATTACCGGAGCAACACGCGGTATCGGAAAAGGAATCGCTGAAGTTTTCGCTAAGGAAGGTGCTAAAGTTGCCTTTACTTACGCAGGTTCTGTTGATAAAGCCAAAGCGCTTGAAGAAGAACTATCAAAAATTACTACAGCAAAAGGTTACCAGTCTGATGCGTCGGATTATGATGCTGCACAGAAACTCGTAGAAGATGTCATGGCAGAATTCGGCCAGATCGATATTTTGATCAATAACGCAGGAATTACACGTGATAATCTGATGCTCAGAATGTCCAAAGACGATTGGGACACCATCATCAAAGTAAACCTGGATTCCGTATTCAACCTTACGAAAGCGGTAATTAAACCGATGATGAAAGCAAAATCCGGCTCTATTATCAACATGACTTCGGTGGTTGGCGTTAAAGGAAATGCCGGACAGGCAAATTACGCAGCTTCCAAAGCCGGAGTGATTGGCTTCTCCAAATCCATTGCGCTGGAGTTGGGTTCCAGAAATATCCGTTGCAACGCCATCGCGCCTGGATTCATCGAAACCGAAATGACTGCTGCTTTAGACGAAAAAACCGTGCAGGGCTGGAGAGAAGGAATTCCTTTGAAACGCGGCGGACAGCCGGAAGATGTGGCCAACGCATGTGTTTTCTTGGGCAGCGACATGTCGGCGTACATCACTGGTCAGGTGCTGAATGTTGATGGCGGAATGCTGACTTAGGAAGCAACAAGATTTGTTGTATCATCAAAACCCGTCCCGCTTTTCACTGCAATCTTTTTTTTCAAAAAAGGATTTCCGTTACAATCGGGGCTAAAAGATTACCTCTTTTTACTTCATAAAAATAAAACCTTCTGTATTTAGAACAGAAGGTTTTTGTATTACTGCAACTTAACTTAGACTTGTTAAAGAACTTATTTAAGTTCTTTAATGAAACATAAAGAATTCTCGACGCCGTTATACTGTCCGTAATTTTCCATGCGTTCATAAGTCTTTTCGTAAAGCCTGATCGCGTCCAGCTGATTAATTCCGGTCTCTAGGATCACTTTCTCATAGCCCAATTCCTTAGCCCAGCGTTCCAGTTCAGAAACAATTTTTGAGGCATAACCTTTTCCTCGGAATTCCGGAATCACGAACATCCGTTTCAGTTCTGCAGATGTTTTGTCATAAGGTTTAATTGCACCGCAGCCGACAGGATTTTCATCCTCAAAAATAACAATACAGTGCTGCAGGGCATCAATTTTATTGAATTGGTCATAGAATGCGTGATCATCTCCATCAACATAGGCGAGATATTCATCCAGCATTTTAACCAACTGTATAAAATCCTGGTTTTCTGAGTTTGTTCTGATGAGTTTCATTTGCTTTAGATTGATATTTCATAAATAGCTGTGGCTGCAAAAAAAAATTAGTTCCCAAAAACCTCATTATGCTGTTCGGCAACCCTGATAAAGGTTGTTCTTTTCGAAAGTTCGCGCAATTCTGAAGCACCGACATACGTACAGGTAGACCGCACGCCGCCTAGAATATCTTTCACCGTCTCAGAAACAGGACCTTTATAAGGAACTTTCACTGTTTTACCTTCAGAAGCACGGTATTCAGCCACACCGCCGGCGTGTTTATCCATCGCGGTCTGCGAACTCATTCCATAAAAAAGTCTGAATTTTTTGCCTTGTTCTTCCACAATATCGCCGCCACTTTCGTCGTGTCCGGCAAACATTCCGCCTAACATCACGAAATCTGCACCTCCACCAAATGCTTTTGCCACATCTCCGGGAATTTTACATCCGCCATCAGAAATAATATGTCCGCCAAGTCCGTGAGCCGCATCCGCACACTCAATAATCGCCGAAAGCTGCGGATAACCGACGCCGGTTTTAATTCTTGTTGTACACACAGAACCAGGGCCAATTCCGACTTTTATGATGTCGGCTCCGGCGAGAATTAGCTCTTCCACCATTTCTCCGGTTACAACGTTTCCTGCGATAATTGTTTTATTAGGAAAATTCCTGCGTGCGTTCTTTACAAACTCAACAAAATGTTCAGAGTAACCGTTGGCAACATCGATGCAGAGAAATTCAATCTGCGGATGGGCATCCATAATCTGTTTGATTTTTTCCTCATCAGCATTCCCGGTTCCGGTGCTTAATGCGATATAATCATAAATCGAATCGGGTTGATTCTTTAGAAAAGCAGTCCATTCTTCCGGAGTATAATGTTTGTGGATGGCGGTAATAATTTTTTCTTTTGCCAGCGCCTCAGCCATTTCGAAAGTTCCGACCGTATCCATATTGGCGGCGATAATCGGCACGCCGCTCCATTTTTTCTTTGAATTCACCAAAGTGAAATTCCGTTCTAAACTAACCTGGGATCTTGATTTTAATGTTGACCTCTTCGGGCGGATCATTACATCCTTAAAGCCCAGTTTTATTTCGTATTCTATGCGCATTCTGTAATTTTTAAAGATTTTGATCCTGAAGAAACAAATAAGATGCTATTCCAGAATTCCTTTAAGATCTTTCATATATTCATAAGCCGTTAAATCAAATTTCACCGGAACTACTGAAATATAACCTTCCGACAGGGCCACTTCATCTGCATCAGGACTCGCATCCATATTGTTGAAGTATCCGGAGAGCCAGAAATAGGTTTTCCCGTGCGGATTTACACGCTGGTCGAAACTTTCTTCCCATTTGGCATCTGCCTGTTTGCAGACTCTGATGCCTTTTATTTCATCATTCGCCAGTTTCGGAATATTAACATTAAGCACAACACCTTTTGGCATCGGATTTTCCAGAACTTTCTTTACGATCGCCTGAATATGGTTTTTTGCCTGAGTGAAATCGGCGTCCCAGGAAAAATCAAGCAGCGAAAAGCCAATCGCCTGAAGTCCTTCTACACCGGCCTCAACCGCTGCCGACATGGTTCCTGAATAAATAACATTGATTGAAGAATTCGCCCCGTGATTAATTCCTGAAACTACAATGTCCGGTTTTCTTGTAAGGATTTTGTCAAGAGCAAATTTGACGCAATCTACGGGAGTTCCGCTCAGAGAATAATCTTTCTGTGGACCTTCAAGGTTTATTTCTTCAAAAGTGAGGGTAGAATTGATGGTAATGGCGTGACCTTTTCCGCTTTGCGGTGAATTCGGCGCTACTACGACCACCTCGCCGATTTCATTCATAAAATTTACCAAATTCCGTATTCCTGGTGCGGTAATTCCGTCGTCATTTGTTACTAATATCAAAGGTCTGTGCATATATCTAGGGGTTTTGAACAAAATTACTTAAAATATAGTGTTCAAATATAAATAAGGTATTAATTTTGATACTTTGTAAAATCCTGTAACAAAACGGTAAAAATATTAACAAATCAGATAATAGTAAACAATTATATGTTCAAGAAATTAAAAATCAATACTTTACTGCTGTTCATTCCGCTTACGAGCTTAGTGTTCTGCTTTAATTCCCCAAAAAATGATGACGATAAAATGTCAACAATTATGGTGAGCGTAAAAAATACGCTCAGTTATCTTCACTACGCTCCGAAACCCATCAATGATGCTTATTCTCAGGACGTTTACAAGCACTATTTCGAAATGGTAGATGCGTCTAAAAGATATTTCCTGCAGTCTGATATGGACGAATTTGCAAAACATAAGACAAAGCTTGATGATTACCTGAATCAGGGTGATTTGACCTTTTATAAACTCACCATCGACAGGCTTTATCAAAGGGTTGATGAAATCGACAAAATTACTCAGGATATCTTGAGTAAACCTATTAATTTAGAGGAAGACGAAACGCTGGTTCTTGAGCCTAAGCTCAAGAAGAATTCAACAAACGCGAAGGAACTTTCGGCAGAATGGAAAAAATACATTAAGTACAATATCCTTCAGGAAATGGAATCTTTAAGCGCTAAAGAAGAAATGCAGAAAGAGAAAAAAGATTCTGTTCAGAAGTTTAATTTGAAGGACACCATCAAACTTGAAATCCTTACTCCGGAACAGAAAAGAGTTAAAGCGACAGAAGAGGTTAAAGACCTTATCACCGACACTTTCAGAAGGTTCAAGAAAAGAAACAAGATGGATTGGTTTACTGTTTATATGAATGCTTATACCGAAGTTTTCGATCCGCACACTAACTATTATTCCCCGAAAAACAAGGAGGATTTCGATACACAGTTCACAGGAAAGGTAATCGGAATTGGCGCAATCATCCAGGAAAAAAGAGGTTATCTTTATCTTGGAGCGCTTACGATTGGGGCACCGGCCTGGAAATCTAAACAGCTTTCAGAAGGCGATAAGATTTTAAAAGTCCGTTCTAAACCAAATGAAGATCCCGTAAATGTTGTTGGGATGCTGTCCGATGAAGCTGTGAGATTAATCCGCGGCGAAAAAGGAACAAAAGTGACTTTAACCGTTGAGAAAAAAGACAAAACGATTAAAGAAGTTACGATGATCCGCGAGGAAGTTGCGATTGAAGATACGTTTGCAAGGAGCATCATCGTAAACTCTAAAGACGGTAAAAAGTACGGCTTCATTAATTTGCCGAGTTTCAATGCTGATTTTGCAGATGACAAAGGCAGAAATGCGTCAGACGACATTAAAAACGAACTGATTAAACTGAAAGCACAGAATGTACAGGGAATTATCCTGGATCTTAGAAATAACGGTGGCGGAAGTTTAACCGAAGTCGGAGATATTCTTGGACTATTCATGAATACCGGACCTTATGTTCAGGTAAAAGACGGGAACGGAAAAATCCAGACGCTGAAGAATAAAAACAGTGTTCCACTTTGGACAGGTCCTTTGGTAATTATGCAGAATGAGCTTTCTGCTTCAGCGTCAGAAATTCTTGCGGGAGCTGTTCAGGATTACGGCAGAGGGGTGGTTATCGGATCTCCGCAGTCGTTTGGTAAAGGAACAGTGCAGACCTTCGTTGATCTGAACAGATTTCTGAATACAAATGATGATTTCGGATCTTTGAAACTTACGATTCAGAAATTTTACCGCGTAACAGGTGAATCTACTCAAAGAAAAGGGATTGAATCCGACTTTAAAATGAAGGATTTCTTTACCTACGCCGAGATTGGAGAAAGGTATGATGATTATGCTTTGGCGTGGGATAAAATTCCCGCAGTTCCTTATCAGCCGATGAATTACTTTACAGCGCAGGCATTACAGAAAGACATGGAATCCCGGCTGATGAACAACAAAGCTTACCAGTTGGTACAGGAATCAGCGCAGTGGAAGGAAAATCTGGATAAAGAAGAAAGCATTTCTCTCAATCAAACCAAATTCAATGAAGTGATGAAAACCAGAAAAGCACAGATTGAGAAATTCAAAGCTCTGGATAAATTCAATAACGGGCTTACTTTCACTTTAAATCCGGATGAAATAGTCCGGGAGAAAAAAGATGAGGCATTTGCTAAGAAGTCGCAGAACTGGACGAAGAATCTACAGCGCGACCTTTATCTTCAGGAAGCGGTTGCGATTGCCGCACAGATGAAATAATCACCATTACAAAAAAAAAACCACCGCCTAATCCGGTGGTTTTTGTTTACAGCTCAGTCGTTGAATTTTGCCTTTCAGCAAGATATAATTTTGTATATCTTTATTTTGACATAGTTTTACTGAAGAAATTAAACAATGAACAGAAAAGATTTTTATAACATCCTTACTATATCGCTCGGCGCAGGGTTGTTTTTCTATACCTTTTTCGATAGTGAAAAGACGGTGCAGAATTTTTTCTTCACTTTAGGAATTTCACTGTTTTATACCGTCGTTCTCTCCACCGGAAATCATCAGATCAATACTTTTTTAAACAGGAAATTTTCCTGGGTTGAGAATACCAGACAGAGAACCATATTCGGCATAATTGCTACGGTTTTAGGGAATGTGATAATGGTTCTCTTTTGCAATTACATTGTATTTATTGTTATTAAAAACGAAGATTCTTCTAAGTTTTTTTCAGATACAATGAATTTTGTAAACTGGTTTATGATCAATTTTGCACTCATGATTTCTGCGGTTTTACATGCCAAAGGTTTTATTGCGGAATTGAAAAAATCAACGCGAAAAGAAGTGGTTGAACAGAAACTGATCGCCAAATCTGCCAACGCACAGTTCGAAAGTTTAAAGAACCAACTCGATCCGCATTTTCTTTTCAATTCGTTGAATGTACTGAGTTCCCTTATCGATGAAAATCCTGATCAGGCGCAGCATTTTACCGCCTCAATGTCGAAGATTTACCGCTATGTGTTGGAGCAGAAAGACAAGGAGCTGGTCACTGTTGAAGAAGAACTTAATTTCGCCCGAACTTATTGCGATTTATTAAAAACAAGATTTGAAGACAGTGTGAATTTTGAATTTAAGGTGAATGAAAACGACATGAAATCTTTTGTTGTACCGCTTTCCCTTCAGTTACTTCTGGAAAACTGCATTAAACATAATTATGCCACAGCGCAGAAGCCGCTTAATATTAAAATTTATTCAGAACAGGGCTTTCTTTTAATTGAAAATAATCTTCAGGCGCGCGAGCAGATGAAAGAAAGCGCTGGAATAGGACTTGCCAACATTGTTCAGCGTTATTCATTACTGACTAAACAAAATGTATTTATCGAAAAATCGGAGGATTTCTTCCGTGTCAAAATACCCATATTAACACAAAAAATAACCGCCATGACT
The window above is part of the Kaistella faecalis genome. Proteins encoded here:
- the fabG gene encoding 3-oxoacyl-[acyl-carrier-protein] reductase encodes the protein MKLLEGKVALITGATRGIGKGIAEVFAKEGAKVAFTYAGSVDKAKALEEELSKITTAKGYQSDASDYDAAQKLVEDVMAEFGQIDILINNAGITRDNLMLRMSKDDWDTIIKVNLDSVFNLTKAVIKPMMKAKSGSIINMTSVVGVKGNAGQANYAASKAGVIGFSKSIALELGSRNIRCNAIAPGFIETEMTAALDEKTVQGWREGIPLKRGGQPEDVANACVFLGSDMSAYITGQVLNVDGGMLT
- the surE gene encoding 5'/3'-nucleotidase SurE gives rise to the protein MHRPLILVTNDDGITAPGIRNLVNFMNEIGEVVVVAPNSPQSGKGHAITINSTLTFEEINLEGPQKDYSLSGTPVDCVKFALDKILTRKPDIVVSGINHGANSSINVIYSGTMSAAVEAGVEGLQAIGFSLLDFSWDADFTQAKNHIQAIVKKVLENPMPKGVVLNVNIPKLANDEIKGIRVCKQADAKWEESFDQRVNPHGKTYFWLSGYFNNMDASPDADEVALSEGYISVVPVKFDLTAYEYMKDLKGILE
- a CDS encoding 2TM domain-containing protein; this translates as MNRKDFYNILTISLGAGLFFYTFFDSEKTVQNFFFTLGISLFYTVVLSTGNHQINTFLNRKFSWVENTRQRTIFGIIATVLGNVIMVLFCNYIVFIVIKNEDSSKFFSDTMNFVNWFMINFALMISAVLHAKGFIAELKKSTRKEVVEQKLIAKSANAQFESLKNQLDPHFLFNSLNVLSSLIDENPDQAQHFTASMSKIYRYVLEQKDKELVTVEEELNFARTYCDLLKTRFEDSVNFEFKVNENDMKSFVVPLSLQLLLENCIKHNYATAQKPLNIKIYSEQGFLLIENNLQAREQMKESAGIGLANIVQRYSLLTKQNVFIEKSEDFFRVKIPILTQKITAMTTQPTQESMAYERASKRVKELKGFYGNLISYCLVIPFLIFVNLYTVPQYHWFWWPMLGWGIGLASHALQVFGIGRSWEEKQIQKILEKEKHLKN
- a CDS encoding carboxy terminal-processing peptidase, which produces MFKKLKINTLLLFIPLTSLVFCFNSPKNDDDKMSTIMVSVKNTLSYLHYAPKPINDAYSQDVYKHYFEMVDASKRYFLQSDMDEFAKHKTKLDDYLNQGDLTFYKLTIDRLYQRVDEIDKITQDILSKPINLEEDETLVLEPKLKKNSTNAKELSAEWKKYIKYNILQEMESLSAKEEMQKEKKDSVQKFNLKDTIKLEILTPEQKRVKATEEVKDLITDTFRRFKKRNKMDWFTVYMNAYTEVFDPHTNYYSPKNKEDFDTQFTGKVIGIGAIIQEKRGYLYLGALTIGAPAWKSKQLSEGDKILKVRSKPNEDPVNVVGMLSDEAVRLIRGEKGTKVTLTVEKKDKTIKEVTMIREEVAIEDTFARSIIVNSKDGKKYGFINLPSFNADFADDKGRNASDDIKNELIKLKAQNVQGIILDLRNNGGGSLTEVGDILGLFMNTGPYVQVKDGNGKIQTLKNKNSVPLWTGPLVIMQNELSASASEILAGAVQDYGRGVVIGSPQSFGKGTVQTFVDLNRFLNTNDDFGSLKLTIQKFYRVTGESTQRKGIESDFKMKDFFTYAEIGERYDDYALAWDKIPAVPYQPMNYFTAQALQKDMESRLMNNKAYQLVQESAQWKENLDKEESISLNQTKFNEVMKTRKAQIEKFKALDKFNNGLTFTLNPDEIVREKKDEAFAKKSQNWTKNLQRDLYLQEAVAIAAQMK
- a CDS encoding GMP reductase, with amino-acid sequence MRIEYEIKLGFKDVMIRPKRSTLKSRSQVSLERNFTLVNSKKKWSGVPIIAANMDTVGTFEMAEALAKEKIITAIHKHYTPEEWTAFLKNQPDSIYDYIALSTGTGNADEEKIKQIMDAHPQIEFLCIDVANGYSEHFVEFVKNARRNFPNKTIIAGNVVTGEMVEELILAGADIIKVGIGPGSVCTTRIKTGVGYPQLSAIIECADAAHGLGGHIISDGGCKIPGDVAKAFGGGADFVMLGGMFAGHDESGGDIVEEQGKKFRLFYGMSSQTAMDKHAGGVAEYRASEGKTVKVPYKGPVSETVKDILGGVRSTCTYVGASELRELSKRTTFIRVAEQHNEVFGN
- a CDS encoding GNAT family N-acetyltransferase, with product MKLIRTNSENQDFIQLVKMLDEYLAYVDGDDHAFYDQFNKIDALQHCIVIFEDENPVGCGAIKPYDKTSAELKRMFVIPEFRGKGYASKIVSELERWAKELGYEKVILETGINQLDAIRLYEKTYERMENYGQYNGVENSLCFIKELK